Proteins from one Chroococcidiopsis sp. CCMEE 29 genomic window:
- a CDS encoding PadR family transcriptional regulator, translating into MSLTHAILGLLQQEEMTGYALKTSCFDQCIAHLWPADQAQIYRTLDKLVEEGWVTCRVEIQHDRPNRKIYSVTESGASELIRWLQCSQPLPTVRDPLLVQMYFASQLRNEAIIHLLEQQLAARHEKLAECKKLELTALSDQSASREQIMQRLVLELVIRREKTYIDWLNTAIDIIKH; encoded by the coding sequence ATGTCGCTAACGCACGCAATCCTGGGGCTCCTTCAGCAAGAAGAGATGACGGGGTACGCCCTCAAGACAAGCTGCTTCGATCAATGCATTGCTCACTTGTGGCCTGCAGATCAGGCACAGATCTACAGAACCCTCGATAAACTGGTTGAGGAGGGTTGGGTTACTTGTAGGGTTGAGATTCAGCACGATCGCCCCAATCGCAAGATCTACAGTGTGACTGAATCAGGTGCATCTGAACTCATTCGGTGGCTTCAATGTTCTCAGCCTTTACCAACCGTACGAGATCCTTTGCTTGTTCAAATGTATTTCGCCTCACAGTTACGGAATGAAGCAATCATTCATCTGCTAGAACAGCAGCTAGCAGCACGGCACGAAAAGCTGGCTGAGTGTAAAAAACTTGAGCTAACAGCCCTCAGCGATCAGTCTGCTAGTCGCGAGCAGATCATGCAACGGCTTGTACTAGAGTTGGTAATACGAAGAGAAAAAACTTATATTGATTGGCTGAATACAGCCATTGACATCATTAAACACTAG
- a CDS encoding ABC transporter ATP-binding protein, producing MTSSPPLTEPLRNRRPRQNDWRLLLRLVPYGRRHGHLLAVSMLLLVPVALANALQPLLIGQAISLIRQEPNTYDFLRNLPLWQGLQILEGLLLLTVVIRLIFTGVQGYLVQKVGQQITADIRNDLFDHVTSLAVRFFDRTPVGKLITRLTSDVEALGDVFTTGAIGIVSDLFSMLVIAVTMFALQWQLALMLVLMLFPVTGLIIYFQQQYRKANYKAREELSALNSTLQENIVGINVVQLFRREQFNAQLFRSTNQKYIREVDKTIFHDSAVSATLEWVALVAIAAVLWLGGLFILQEQLDFGTLAAFILFAQRLFDPLRQFAEKFTAIQAGFTAVERVSDILDEPIEIRDKNIPRPSSLAPRLSLGEIQFEHVWFAYKDDDYVIKDLDFTIRPGEKVALVGPTGAGKSSIIRLLCRLYEPNRGRILVDGVDVRDLPQSELRRRMAVILQEGFLFAGDVKSNITLGDTYSFDEIRVAAEKTNVAQFIQQLPQGYDTQLRERGTNLSSGQKQLLAFARAAIRDPHILVLDEATASLDVGTEGLIQDALDQLLVGRTAIIIAHRLSTIRNVDRILVLKRGQLVESGSHEELLTQGGLYASLHNLQMLGT from the coding sequence ATGACAAGCTCACCGCCACTGACGGAGCCTCTGAGAAATCGACGTCCGCGCCAGAACGACTGGCGTTTATTGCTGCGGTTAGTGCCCTATGGTCGTCGTCATGGTCACCTGCTGGCAGTCTCGATGTTGTTACTCGTGCCAGTCGCACTAGCTAACGCTCTTCAGCCGCTCCTGATTGGGCAGGCAATTTCACTGATTCGCCAAGAACCAAATACTTATGACTTTCTCCGGAATCTTCCCTTATGGCAGGGACTACAGATTCTAGAAGGCTTGTTACTGCTAACAGTTGTCATTCGGTTAATATTCACAGGCGTTCAAGGGTATCTGGTGCAGAAAGTAGGGCAACAAATCACGGCTGATATTCGCAATGACTTATTCGACCATGTAACCTCCCTCGCAGTACGCTTTTTTGATCGAACACCAGTAGGAAAATTGATCACTCGCCTTACCAGTGATGTGGAAGCGCTGGGAGATGTGTTTACCACGGGGGCGATCGGCATTGTCAGCGATCTGTTTTCGATGCTGGTAATTGCAGTTACCATGTTCGCCTTGCAATGGCAACTCGCTTTGATGCTGGTGTTGATGCTGTTTCCGGTAACAGGTCTGATTATTTACTTTCAACAGCAGTACCGTAAAGCCAATTACAAAGCCAGGGAAGAACTTTCTGCCTTAAACTCCACCCTGCAAGAAAATATTGTTGGCATTAATGTAGTACAACTATTTCGGCGCGAACAATTCAATGCCCAGCTGTTTCGCTCCACTAATCAGAAATATATCCGTGAAGTCGATAAAACCATTTTTCACGACTCAGCAGTATCGGCAACACTGGAATGGGTTGCTTTGGTAGCGATCGCGGCTGTCTTGTGGCTAGGCGGGTTATTTATTTTACAGGAGCAACTTGATTTTGGTACCTTGGCTGCCTTCATCCTGTTTGCCCAACGGTTATTCGATCCGCTGCGGCAGTTTGCTGAAAAATTCACTGCTATTCAAGCTGGATTTACTGCTGTAGAGCGAGTTAGCGATATTTTGGATGAACCGATCGAAATCCGCGATAAGAATATCCCTCGCCCCTCGTCTCTCGCCCCTCGCCTCTCTTTAGGAGAAATCCAGTTTGAACACGTCTGGTTTGCCTACAAAGATGATGATTACGTAATCAAAGACTTAGATTTCACTATTCGTCCGGGTGAGAAAGTTGCCTTAGTTGGACCTACAGGTGCTGGTAAAAGTTCCATTATTCGTCTGCTGTGCCGCCTGTATGAACCTAACCGAGGTCGCATTCTGGTAGATGGGGTAGATGTCCGCGACTTGCCTCAGTCAGAATTGCGGCGTCGTATGGCTGTCATTCTTCAGGAAGGCTTTCTATTTGCTGGGGACGTGAAGAGCAATATCACTCTAGGAGACACTTATTCCTTTGATGAAATCCGTGTGGCTGCTGAGAAGACAAATGTAGCTCAATTTATTCAACAACTGCCGCAAGGCTACGATACTCAGCTTAGAGAACGAGGAACAAACCTTTCTAGTGGTCAGAAGCAACTGTTGGCATTCGCCCGTGCTGCTATTCGAGATCCACACATTTTAGTGCTTGATGAAGCAACAGCCAGCCTAGATGTGGGAACAGAAGGTCTGATTCAGGACGCGCTAGACCAGTTGCTAGTAGGACGCACAGCAATCATTATTGCCCATCGACTCTCGACTATCCGCAATGTGGATCGAATTCTGGTGCTGAAGCGAGGTCAGTTAGTGGAATCAGGCAGCCATGAGGAGTTACTGACACAAGGGGGGCTGTACGCAAGCTTACATAATTTACAGATGCTGGGGACTTAG
- the hisG gene encoding ATP phosphoribosyltransferase, whose translation MITVALPKGALLADSIRLLQSIGLDFTAFLDSANRQLQVQDPSGTAKALLVRAQDVPVYVEYGQAQLGIVGYDVLREKKPQVAHLVDLRFGLCRLSVAVKASSPYRSALELPPHGRVASKFVHCAREYFHSLDLPVEIVPLYGSVELGPITGMSEAIVDLVSTGRTLQENGLIEIETLFESTARLIAHPLSYRLNMGDLHNWVEKVRSQILSSV comes from the coding sequence ATGATTACTGTTGCATTACCAAAAGGCGCACTCTTAGCTGATAGTATTCGTTTATTGCAAAGCATAGGACTTGATTTCACTGCCTTTCTTGACTCAGCTAACCGTCAACTCCAGGTTCAAGACCCTAGTGGCACAGCTAAAGCTCTTTTAGTCCGGGCGCAAGATGTCCCAGTTTACGTAGAGTATGGTCAAGCGCAGCTGGGTATTGTTGGTTACGATGTGCTGCGGGAGAAAAAGCCTCAAGTGGCTCACTTGGTTGACCTCCGGTTTGGGCTGTGTCGGCTGTCCGTGGCAGTGAAAGCTTCTAGCCCTTATCGATCGGCTTTGGAACTGCCGCCCCACGGTCGGGTTGCTTCCAAATTTGTCCACTGCGCCCGTGAATATTTCCATAGTTTAGATTTGCCAGTAGAAATTGTGCCGCTTTATGGTTCGGTGGAACTGGGACCGATTACGGGGATGTCTGAAGCGATCGTTGATTTGGTGTCAACAGGACGGACTCTACAAGAGAATGGCTTGATTGAGATTGAAACCTTGTTTGAAAGCACGGCGAGACTAATTGCCCATCCTCTGAGTTATCGGCTGAATATGGGTGATTTGCACAACTGGGTTGAGAAAGTGCGATCGCAAATTCTATCTAGCGTCTAA
- the rppA gene encoding two-component system response regulator RppA — protein sequence MRILLVDDEVELTDPLSRVLTREGYSVDVAYDGSVGSQRAAQRSYDLLILDWMLPGKTGLEICQQLRSQGQTTPVLFLTAKDTVDDRVQGLDAGADDYLVKPFELRELLARVRALLRRSAADASAAVIQRLQVADLELDYENQLAYRQGRTIELSEKESQLLEYFMRHTGQLLTHAQIHQYLWKDGEQPSSNVLAALIRLLRRKIEATGETPLVHTVYGKGYRFGETN from the coding sequence ATGCGGATACTCCTGGTTGACGATGAAGTTGAACTGACCGATCCCTTAAGCCGAGTGCTAACTCGTGAGGGTTATAGCGTTGATGTAGCTTACGATGGAAGCGTCGGGAGCCAGCGGGCAGCACAAAGAAGTTATGACTTGTTAATTCTGGATTGGATGCTCCCTGGTAAAACGGGATTAGAGATTTGTCAGCAGTTGCGATCGCAAGGGCAAACTACACCTGTCCTCTTCCTAACGGCAAAAGACACTGTGGATGACCGGGTGCAAGGTTTAGATGCTGGTGCTGACGACTATTTAGTCAAACCTTTTGAGTTACGAGAGTTACTAGCAAGAGTCCGCGCCCTTTTGCGTCGCTCAGCTGCCGATGCCAGTGCTGCGGTAATCCAACGGCTTCAGGTAGCAGATCTGGAATTGGATTACGAAAATCAACTAGCCTATCGCCAAGGACGGACAATTGAGTTATCGGAAAAAGAAAGTCAGCTATTGGAGTATTTCATGCGTCACACCGGTCAACTATTGACCCACGCGCAGATTCATCAATATCTCTGGAAAGATGGAGAGCAACCTAGTAGCAACGTCCTGGCAGCCCTAATTCGTTTGCTACGTCGTAAGATTGAGGCAACTGGTGAAACGCCTCTAGTTCATACTGTCTACGGTAAAGGTTATCGTTTTGGCGAGACTAACTAA
- a CDS encoding GNAT family N-acetyltransferase — protein sequence MPEIETNRLRLRPFTLDDLDRHAQILSNPEVMKYSPRGQIPTNKVKQVTQEILEFFINHWKQHGFGVWAVIDKQTSQLIGHCGLNFLPNSPEVEVLYRFDQSYWNQGIATEATKASLRYGFESVKLDRIVAITVPEHLGSRRVMEKAGLKYEKDAHYYNLDVVYYALSRSAWQPDDTLYIPLFHPKNTD from the coding sequence ATGCCAGAGATTGAAACGAACCGACTACGGCTAAGACCTTTCACGCTAGACGATCTGGATCGCCATGCTCAGATTTTGAGTAATCCAGAAGTAATGAAATACTCACCAAGAGGACAAATACCCACAAATAAGGTCAAACAAGTAACCCAGGAGATTTTAGAGTTTTTCATCAACCACTGGAAACAGCACGGTTTTGGTGTTTGGGCTGTGATTGACAAACAGACGAGTCAACTCATCGGACACTGTGGGCTTAATTTTCTACCAAATAGCCCTGAAGTCGAAGTTCTCTATCGATTCGACCAATCATACTGGAATCAAGGAATTGCCACCGAAGCAACCAAAGCCAGTTTGAGATATGGTTTTGAGTCGGTAAAGCTGGATCGCATTGTCGCTATCACTGTACCAGAACATTTAGGTTCACGCCGGGTAATGGAGAAAGCTGGGCTGAAATACGAGAAAGATGCACACTATTACAATCTTGATGTTGTGTACTACGCCCTCTCACGGTCAGCGTGGCAGCCGGATGATACCTTGTACATACCCCTTTTCCACCCAAAGAATACTGATTGA
- the trpD gene encoding anthranilate phosphoribosyltransferase codes for MTHSPSPITQNPGTTAATSESLPNWDAAALLQQLLDRQSLSRNQAAQLMQGWLNETIPPVISGAILAAIQAKGVSAEELAGMAQVLQAQSLPLTPRPLSLAPPVIDTCGTGGDGASTFNISTAVAFVAAAAGVPVAKHGNRSASSRVGSADVLEALEVNLNAIAQKVEAALEEVGITFLFAPCWHPALKAVAPMRRTLKVRTVFNLLGPLVNPLRPTGQVIGVCDPTLLKTIAQALQQLGTQQAIVLHGREKLDEAGLADLTDLAVLSNGQVQLTTLNPHQLGLTPAPTAALRGGDVQENSEILKAVLQGKGTQAQQDVVALNAALALQVGGAIALGDHTGGIALAKEIIQGGAAWSKLEQLVQFLGT; via the coding sequence ATGACTCATTCCCCTTCACCCATAACACAAAACCCCGGCACCACTGCTGCCACCTCAGAATCATTGCCTAATTGGGATGCTGCTGCATTGTTACAACAATTGCTAGACCGTCAATCCCTGTCCCGCAACCAAGCAGCACAGCTGATGCAGGGATGGTTGAATGAGACAATTCCGCCAGTAATATCAGGCGCAATTTTAGCTGCAATTCAGGCTAAAGGCGTATCAGCAGAGGAATTGGCTGGTATGGCTCAAGTATTGCAAGCTCAATCATTACCTCTCACCCCTCGCCCATTATCCCTCGCCCCTCCTGTTATTGATACCTGTGGCACAGGTGGAGATGGAGCCTCAACGTTTAATATCTCTACTGCGGTTGCCTTCGTTGCAGCAGCAGCAGGTGTACCGGTTGCGAAACACGGTAATCGTTCTGCCTCCAGTCGGGTTGGTTCTGCCGATGTATTAGAAGCACTGGAAGTTAACCTGAATGCGATCGCCCAGAAAGTTGAGGCAGCACTAGAGGAAGTGGGGATCACCTTTTTATTTGCTCCCTGTTGGCATCCAGCACTCAAAGCTGTTGCGCCAATGCGGCGAACTTTGAAGGTAAGGACTGTGTTTAACCTACTGGGACCACTCGTAAATCCACTACGTCCCACTGGGCAGGTAATTGGGGTATGTGACCCGACACTACTGAAAACCATTGCCCAAGCCTTGCAGCAGTTGGGAACACAACAAGCGATCGTCCTGCACGGTCGAGAAAAATTAGACGAGGCTGGGTTAGCTGATTTGACTGATCTAGCAGTGCTGTCTAACGGTCAGGTACAGTTAACCACTTTGAACCCGCACCAACTGGGCTTGACGCCAGCACCTACGGCGGCGTTGCGAGGCGGTGATGTTCAAGAGAATTCAGAGATTCTCAAAGCAGTACTTCAAGGTAAGGGAACTCAGGCGCAGCAAGATGTGGTGGCTTTGAATGCTGCGTTGGCACTACAAGTTGGAGGTGCGATCGCGCTGGGAGACCACACAGGCGGCATTGCCCTTGCTAAAGAAATTATTCAGGGTGGCGCAGCTTGGTCAAAACTGGAGCAATTAGTGCAGTTTTTAGGGACTTAG
- a CDS encoding archease, protein MSYEFLEDIAIADIAFRAWGKDLGELFVAAGDATLNAMIDNLEAIKLKETRTFSLENDELDLLLFNFLQELIYYKDSEQLLLRVQQVQIEQKNGKRQLSAVAQGEKLDPQRHQQRVDVKAVTLHRFQLEKTDEGWTAMAILDI, encoded by the coding sequence ATGTCCTACGAGTTTTTGGAAGATATTGCGATCGCCGATATTGCCTTTCGCGCTTGGGGAAAAGATCTGGGGGAGCTGTTTGTGGCAGCTGGTGATGCCACACTCAACGCCATGATTGACAATCTAGAAGCAATCAAACTAAAGGAAACGCGCACCTTCAGCTTGGAGAATGACGAATTGGACCTGTTGCTGTTCAATTTTTTGCAAGAACTGATCTACTACAAAGACAGTGAACAGTTGCTGTTGCGAGTGCAGCAGGTGCAAATCGAGCAGAAAAATGGCAAACGACAGCTAAGTGCAGTAGCTCAGGGAGAAAAGCTCGACCCCCAAAGGCACCAACAGCGAGTAGATGTGAAAGCGGTTACTTTACACCGGTTCCAATTGGAAAAAACAGATGAGGGTTGGACAGCTATGGCGATCCTTGACATTTAG
- a CDS encoding retropepsin-like aspartic protease: protein MPKLSISRAAIIFLSGTLAVIGVACNSDRQMSNVHDNILAGTTESNSNPALTPSATAANWQSKKVESPSRQPNLFDLALDKAYGAVSISESAHSLEDWNLVVSQWQEAIALMKAVPQNSPYEAIAKTKVAEYQRNLTYAQHQASRPIRQNPNNVIPEMPTTSVGNSQTVAVEAPLYLPQNQLVFRAAIKRRVGGIPVIDATFNGTQQFEMIVDTGASGTVLTQQVATALGVVPIATAKANTANAKGVEFPIGYINSIEIGGAVVKGLPVVIAPSTALETGLLGHDFFGNYDVTIKRDVVEFRPQ from the coding sequence ATGCCCAAGCTTTCGATTTCCCGTGCGGCAATAATTTTTCTATCAGGTACGCTAGCAGTTATCGGTGTTGCCTGTAATAGCGACAGGCAAATGAGCAATGTTCATGACAATATTTTGGCAGGGACTACAGAAAGTAATTCCAATCCTGCCCTAACGCCATCAGCAACAGCAGCGAATTGGCAGTCAAAGAAAGTAGAATCACCCTCTAGGCAACCAAATCTATTCGATCTAGCGCTAGACAAAGCCTACGGTGCTGTCAGTATTAGTGAATCTGCCCACTCGTTAGAGGATTGGAATCTGGTAGTGAGCCAGTGGCAAGAGGCGATCGCGTTGATGAAGGCAGTCCCCCAGAATAGTCCCTACGAAGCGATCGCTAAAACAAAAGTTGCCGAGTATCAGCGGAATCTCACCTATGCCCAGCATCAGGCAAGCCGCCCCATTAGACAAAACCCCAATAATGTAATTCCAGAAATGCCTACTACATCTGTTGGCAATTCTCAAACAGTGGCTGTAGAAGCACCGCTATATTTACCACAAAACCAATTGGTGTTTCGAGCAGCAATCAAACGTCGAGTTGGGGGAATACCTGTAATTGATGCCACCTTTAATGGCACTCAGCAATTCGAGATGATTGTCGATACTGGGGCAAGTGGAACAGTGTTGACTCAGCAAGTTGCAACGGCTTTGGGAGTGGTGCCAATCGCTACAGCAAAGGCAAATACAGCTAATGCCAAAGGCGTGGAATTTCCGATTGGTTATATTAATTCAATTGAGATTGGTGGGGCAGTGGTCAAAGGTTTACCAGTTGTGATCGCTCCTTCTACAGCTCTAGAAACCGGACTGCTGGGACACGATTTCTTTGGCAATTACGATGTCACAATTAAACGCGATGTAGTTGAATTTCGCCCCCAATAA
- a CDS encoding TspO/MBR family protein, whose translation MKARWIITAISAAIFFGGSLLTSLQDPWFQNLSRPNWLTFEFLIPVIWLVIWVCATISAILVWEKARRRDRVWLLMILYGAIALFTALYSPVVVELRSLFGGLIVGGTATLLVYILAVLVLPISQAAAWLLLPYLLWGPVGTYLTWLIIQLNPGAVGFLPQQ comes from the coding sequence ATGAAAGCTAGGTGGATCATTACTGCCATCTCGGCAGCTATCTTTTTTGGTGGTAGCTTACTCACTTCGCTACAAGATCCCTGGTTTCAAAATTTATCGCGCCCTAATTGGCTGACCTTTGAGTTTTTGATTCCAGTGATCTGGTTAGTGATTTGGGTATGTGCCACTATCTCGGCAATTTTGGTTTGGGAGAAGGCGCGCCGCCGCGATCGCGTTTGGCTATTGATGATTTTGTATGGGGCGATCGCGCTGTTCACTGCTCTCTATAGTCCTGTGGTTGTGGAACTACGGAGTTTGTTTGGTGGACTGATTGTCGGTGGTACAGCAACGCTACTCGTTTATATTTTGGCGGTTTTAGTGCTGCCAATTTCTCAAGCAGCTGCATGGTTGCTGCTACCTTATCTTCTTTGGGGACCAGTTGGTACTTATCTTACTTGGCTTATCATTCAACTAAATCCCGGTGCCGTTGGTTTCCTACCCCAGCAGTGA
- a CDS encoding GTP-binding protein, with product MQVRTPLTVVTGPLGSGKTTLLRHILATVPRKIAILMNEFGEIAIDSKVLAGKNVQMADLGGGCVCCSLLGEFEAAVNEIIDTVDPDIIVVETTGVAEPDALVFDVQESLPSVRLDGVVTVIDADAMVKYPYTGHTTRMQIEAADAIILNKVDLVSESDLTAIEEKLRSFNEVASILRTKRCRVDTDLLFGIVRERVQQPPDHVHQPQFESFSYKKPATFNRQCFEGLADSLGTEIYRAKGFVQFPEGTYLFNFVAGRWELEQFEQEATQLVFIGKQLSERKEDILERLSSCEQ from the coding sequence ATGCAGGTACGCACACCGCTTACAGTTGTTACGGGACCGCTAGGAAGTGGAAAGACAACGCTGCTGCGTCACATCCTCGCCACAGTTCCCAGAAAAATTGCCATTTTAATGAACGAATTTGGCGAAATTGCAATTGATAGTAAAGTTCTCGCTGGAAAAAATGTCCAAATGGCAGACCTTGGAGGAGGCTGCGTCTGCTGTTCTCTCTTGGGCGAGTTTGAAGCAGCTGTAAATGAAATCATTGATACAGTTGACCCAGACATTATTGTGGTGGAGACAACAGGAGTTGCAGAGCCTGATGCCCTTGTCTTCGATGTTCAAGAGAGCTTACCCAGCGTGAGACTAGATGGAGTCGTTACGGTGATCGATGCAGATGCAATGGTGAAATACCCATATACGGGTCATACAACCCGGATGCAAATTGAAGCTGCAGATGCCATCATCTTGAACAAAGTTGATTTGGTTTCAGAAAGCGATTTAACAGCAATAGAAGAGAAACTGCGCTCCTTTAATGAAGTCGCCTCGATTCTTCGTACTAAGCGGTGCCGGGTAGATACAGACTTGCTGTTTGGAATTGTTCGGGAACGGGTGCAACAGCCCCCGGATCACGTTCACCAGCCCCAATTTGAATCGTTCAGCTACAAAAAGCCTGCTACTTTCAATCGCCAGTGTTTTGAGGGGCTTGCTGACAGTTTGGGGACAGAGATTTACCGGGCGAAAGGTTTTGTCCAATTTCCTGAAGGAACCTATTTATTTAATTTCGTGGCTGGGCGTTGGGAGCTTGAGCAATTTGAACAGGAAGCAACCCAGCTAGTTTTTATTGGCAAACAGTTAAGTGAACGGAAAGAAGATATTCTTGAACGATTAAGCTCATGTGAGCAGTAG
- a CDS encoding PhoX family phosphatase, whose amino-acid sequence MSKLTRRQLLVFFGASAGTVVLAPALENKLFGSNSNVAKAIEPLKFTPVRLPHPLPIYQQQPSFLAAGNGQGQTLNPSGDTRLTSYTVLDDVVVPPEYERYVIVRWGDRVFSNKEDYVGFNSDYTGFIPVDGRNPNDGYLWNNHEYVSYPFALLTPEAPNDLAPFPTAYEEVVGGSLPSGDPALPTLAQRLASLTPQQRRELYGEFLYNMGGSIIRISRQDRSGRFQVVSDPKNRRIHTLSGLGINSERSDGYQSVTSWGGKSYQQGDKNYLIGTGPAARDVFEQVNSDGLGNRIIGTGHNCSGGTSPWGTILTAEENFQATAPTATSTNSFLGVTEAVRSNGTQTGYTAGTTGAEFGQVGEKYGWITEIAPADPNFRPRKHTALGRFRWENIALRVEAGKRLVTYMGDDRRGGHTWKFVSKGIVNSPTSNENSALFEEGTLYVARYNADGTGQWIPLYLDADTNPTPPSVLASVEIAALGRATNNGLNRLPRRNGIAGQTTDGGAFNVTTANESTTLPDYQGKKLSAFYTSQGAVLVDAFLAANLIGGTPTARPEDIEVHPRTKEVFISYTDGAPGSDGYPDSRIFVVSKYSSAVNATQPSGSLFKIIENSPDGTGDTFRWERFVKGGEAGAEIGDGFANVDNLAFDSQGNIWGVTDMSTSAHNGFNVGAAARLTNINHTVVGSVVEGTSSDLNVQTSDLIGVFGNNWLFFIPTSGPDAGEIIPFAYGPVRCEMTGPTFVGDTLIISVQHPGEQCPFNPQQSLNRDIEMLNLDGTLFTQNRTVPRGSNWPSNIEGNPSGPPKPAVIGIVRKQPSGRFV is encoded by the coding sequence ATGTCTAAGCTTACTCGGAGGCAGCTACTTGTTTTCTTTGGAGCCAGTGCTGGGACTGTTGTGCTAGCACCTGCCTTAGAAAACAAACTTTTTGGCAGCAATTCTAACGTTGCTAAAGCAATTGAACCTCTGAAATTTACTCCGGTGCGTTTGCCGCATCCTTTACCGATTTACCAACAGCAGCCAAGCTTTTTGGCGGCAGGAAATGGTCAGGGACAAACATTAAATCCATCTGGAGATACCAGATTAACTAGCTATACCGTTCTTGACGATGTTGTAGTTCCACCGGAATATGAGCGTTATGTGATTGTCCGCTGGGGCGATCGCGTCTTCTCTAATAAAGAAGACTATGTTGGCTTCAACAGCGACTACACTGGCTTTATTCCTGTTGATGGCAGGAACCCCAATGACGGCTACCTTTGGAACAATCACGAATACGTCAGCTACCCATTTGCTCTCCTTACACCTGAAGCCCCAAACGATCTAGCACCATTCCCTACGGCATACGAGGAAGTAGTGGGGGGGAGCTTGCCCTCTGGCGATCCTGCTTTGCCAACTCTCGCACAAAGGCTAGCTTCGTTAACTCCTCAGCAAAGAAGGGAACTGTATGGGGAGTTCTTGTATAACATGGGTGGCTCAATTATCCGCATCTCCAGACAAGACCGCAGCGGCCGCTTTCAAGTTGTTAGCGATCCAAAAAATCGACGCATCCATACCTTGTCAGGTTTAGGGATTAACAGCGAGCGATCTGACGGGTATCAATCCGTTACTTCCTGGGGTGGCAAGAGCTACCAGCAAGGAGACAAAAATTACCTGATTGGTACAGGACCTGCTGCCAGGGATGTCTTCGAGCAAGTTAACTCAGATGGACTAGGTAATAGAATTATTGGCACCGGTCACAACTGTTCTGGTGGCACAAGTCCTTGGGGGACTATACTGACTGCTGAGGAAAACTTCCAAGCAACTGCTCCTACAGCTACAAGTACGAACTCCTTTCTTGGGGTTACGGAAGCCGTGAGATCCAACGGCACTCAAACTGGTTACACTGCCGGTACCACTGGAGCTGAGTTTGGACAGGTTGGGGAAAAATACGGGTGGATTACAGAAATCGCTCCAGCCGATCCCAATTTCCGCCCGCGCAAGCATACAGCCTTGGGTCGCTTCCGGTGGGAAAACATTGCCCTACGTGTAGAGGCGGGGAAACGATTAGTTACCTATATGGGTGATGACCGACGTGGGGGACATACCTGGAAATTTGTCAGTAAAGGCATAGTCAATTCCCCCACTAGCAATGAAAATAGTGCTTTATTCGAGGAAGGTACTCTATACGTTGCCCGCTACAATGCTGACGGTACTGGTCAGTGGATTCCTCTTTATCTAGATGCCGACACCAATCCAACTCCACCATCGGTTCTAGCCTCAGTCGAAATTGCAGCATTGGGTAGAGCCACCAATAATGGTCTTAACCGTCTACCGAGACGTAATGGTATTGCAGGTCAAACTACAGATGGTGGTGCCTTCAACGTCACAACCGCCAACGAATCTACAACTCTGCCAGATTACCAAGGTAAGAAGCTCTCAGCTTTCTACACTAGTCAAGGTGCTGTGCTAGTTGATGCCTTCTTGGCTGCAAATCTAATTGGCGGAACTCCCACCGCTCGTCCGGAAGATATCGAAGTTCATCCACGTACCAAGGAAGTATTCATTTCTTACACAGATGGTGCGCCAGGAAGTGATGGCTATCCCGATTCACGCATCTTTGTAGTTTCCAAGTACAGCAGTGCCGTCAACGCCACACAGCCTTCGGGGTCACTGTTCAAGATTATTGAAAACAGCCCTGATGGTACAGGTGACACGTTCCGCTGGGAGCGATTTGTTAAAGGTGGTGAAGCAGGAGCAGAAATTGGTGATGGCTTTGCCAACGTGGACAACTTAGCCTTCGATAGCCAAGGGAACATTTGGGGTGTCACTGATATGTCCACTAGTGCACACAATGGTTTCAATGTTGGTGCTGCCGCTAGACTAACGAACATAAATCACACAGTGGTCGGCTCTGTAGTGGAAGGTACTAGTAGTGACCTAAATGTTCAGACTTCTGACCTCATTGGGGTTTTTGGCAATAACTGGCTGTTCTTTATTCCCACCAGTGGTCCAGATGCAGGAGAAATCATACCGTTTGCTTATGGACCAGTGCGCTGCGAGATGACGGGACCAACTTTCGTTGGGGATACGCTGATCATTTCGGTGCAGCATCCTGGTGAACAGTGCCCGTTCAATCCCCAGCAAAGCCTTAATCGAGATATTGAGATGCTGAACCTGGATGGCACGCTCTTTACTCAGAATCGTACTGTTCCGCGTGGTAGTAATTGGCCGAGTAACATAGAGGGGAATCCTAGCGGACCACCAAAACCTGCCGTAATTGGCATTGTCCGTAAGCAGCCGAGCGGCAGGTTTGTTTAA